In Agrobacterium vitis, one genomic interval encodes:
- a CDS encoding ABC transporter ATP-binding protein: MANTTNALAPDQRHDHTSLFGTPIIDARQLAVSFKVEGGTVEAVKNVSFQLYRGETIAVVGESGSGKSVTARSIMGLLTKRATLSARSSIAYDGQNILKFSDRQRRALRGNRISMIFQEPMSSLNPVYTIGAQIVEAIRVHQKMSSKQAFARALELLRQVQIPEPEARLNQYPHQLSGGQRQRIMIAMALANNPDVLIADEPTTALDVTVQAQILNLIRDLQKKLGMAVILITHDLTVVRQFSDYVYVMQNGEVKEHNTTTALFDHPQHPYTRHLLASEPKGMANPMPIDSAIILEGRDVRVSFMLKHGGFFKPQLKELVAVNSLSITLHRHETLGLVGESGSGKTTFGQALVKLMSVDSGKILFDGQAIENNSREQMRPLRSRMQVVFQDPFSSLNPRMSVGQIIEEGLTVNTIGASRSERLDRVREALISAGMPGNILSRFPHEFSGGQRQRIAIARAVALEPEFILLDEPTSALDLSVQAQIIDLLRKLQDEKGLSYLFISHDLKVVRALCHRVAVMQHGQIVEQGPVEDILSHPKTAYTQRLVRAAFNVAT, translated from the coding sequence ATGGCAAACACCACCAATGCATTGGCACCTGATCAGAGGCACGATCACACCAGCCTTTTCGGCACGCCGATTATCGATGCCCGCCAACTGGCCGTTTCCTTCAAGGTGGAAGGTGGCACAGTCGAGGCGGTCAAGAACGTCTCCTTCCAACTCTACCGGGGCGAAACCATTGCCGTTGTTGGCGAATCCGGCTCTGGTAAGTCGGTCACGGCCCGCAGCATCATGGGGCTGTTGACCAAGCGCGCCACCTTGTCGGCTCGTTCCAGCATTGCCTATGACGGGCAAAACATCCTGAAATTCTCGGATCGTCAGCGCCGGGCGCTGCGTGGCAATCGCATCTCGATGATTTTTCAAGAGCCGATGAGCTCGCTCAATCCGGTCTACACCATTGGCGCACAGATCGTGGAAGCCATCCGCGTGCACCAGAAAATGAGCAGCAAACAGGCTTTTGCGCGCGCATTGGAGCTGTTGCGTCAGGTGCAAATCCCGGAGCCGGAGGCCCGCCTCAACCAATATCCGCATCAATTGTCCGGCGGTCAGCGCCAGCGCATCATGATTGCCATGGCACTGGCCAACAACCCGGATGTGCTGATTGCCGATGAGCCAACCACGGCGCTGGACGTGACCGTGCAGGCGCAGATTCTCAACCTGATCCGCGATTTGCAAAAAAAGCTTGGCATGGCGGTGATCCTGATCACCCACGATCTCACCGTTGTTCGGCAATTCTCGGATTATGTCTACGTGATGCAAAACGGCGAGGTGAAGGAGCACAACACCACAACGGCGCTGTTTGACCATCCGCAGCATCCCTACACCCGCCATCTGCTAGCATCGGAACCCAAGGGCATGGCCAATCCCATGCCGATTGACTCCGCCATCATTCTGGAAGGCCGCGATGTGCGTGTGTCTTTCATGCTCAAGCATGGCGGTTTTTTCAAGCCGCAACTAAAAGAGCTGGTGGCCGTGAACAGCCTTTCCATCACCCTGCACCGCCATGAAACACTGGGTCTGGTGGGCGAGAGTGGTTCCGGCAAAACCACCTTTGGCCAAGCCCTCGTGAAACTCATGAGTGTTGATAGCGGCAAGATCCTGTTTGACGGCCAAGCGATAGAGAACAACAGCCGCGAACAGATGCGGCCTTTGCGCTCCCGTATGCAGGTGGTGTTTCAAGACCCGTTTTCTTCACTCAACCCGCGCATGTCGGTGGGCCAGATCATTGAGGAAGGCCTGACTGTCAACACTATTGGCGCAAGCCGCAGTGAGCGGCTGGACCGCGTGCGCGAGGCGCTGATCAGCGCCGGAATGCCCGGCAACATCCTGTCGCGGTTTCCGCATGAATTTTCCGGCGGCCAACGCCAGCGGATTGCCATTGCGCGGGCGGTGGCGCTCGAGCCGGAATTCATCCTGCTGGATGAGCCGACATCGGCGCTCGATCTCTCCGTTCAGGCCCAGATTATCGACCTGTTGCGCAAGCTTCAGGATGAGAAGGGCCTGAGCTATCTCTTCATTTCCCATGATCTCAAGGTTGTCCGCGCGCTTTGCCACCGGGTTGCGGTGATGCAGCACGGGCAGATCGTCGAGCAAGGACCTGTTGAGGACATTCTCAGCCATCCCAAAACCGCCTACACCCAGCGGCTCGTCAGAGCTGCTTTCAACGTCGCCACATAA
- a CDS encoding AraC family transcriptional regulator, whose translation MGNSVLKMMIDAGPIMRTVSLPRGRHSLHTMPTSTGYEVRSDATYDWDGRKRGQTPFTVLQYTISGAGNLRYENSIYRVTPGQTLLLVVPHNHRYWLEPGGRWEFFWISMNGEEALRIHNAILTAMGPILNLNQQTVEHLADCSQRLIAGGADTPGRASAIAYEAAMALYDDVFGSHPALSAEYRTMQHVIDHISANLDQSLSVEQLAAVSGLSRAHFSRVFAASEGMPPAEFVLHKRLKRAVKLLTKGSHLSVKEISTMCGFEEPNYFSKVFRRHFGASPTEFRTTGMYSSMVKSVVEAETKPA comes from the coding sequence ATGGGTAATTCTGTGCTAAAGATGATGATTGACGCTGGGCCGATCATGCGCACCGTTTCGCTGCCTCGGGGCCGCCATAGCCTGCATACAATGCCCACCAGCACAGGCTATGAAGTGCGCAGCGATGCCACCTATGACTGGGATGGCAGGAAGCGTGGGCAAACACCGTTTACCGTTCTTCAATACACGATCTCGGGTGCTGGAAACCTGCGCTATGAAAACAGCATCTATCGGGTCACGCCGGGCCAGACATTGCTGCTCGTGGTGCCGCATAATCATCGATATTGGCTGGAGCCCGGAGGACGCTGGGAGTTCTTCTGGATTTCGATGAATGGCGAGGAAGCGCTGCGAATCCATAACGCGATCCTCACGGCCATGGGACCTATTCTCAACCTGAACCAGCAGACCGTCGAGCATCTTGCCGATTGCAGCCAACGTCTCATTGCCGGAGGCGCGGACACGCCGGGGCGGGCCTCGGCAATCGCCTATGAGGCGGCCATGGCGCTTTATGACGATGTTTTCGGCTCACACCCGGCCTTGAGCGCAGAATATCGCACAATGCAGCATGTGATCGATCATATCTCGGCCAATCTGGATCAGTCTCTCTCCGTTGAGCAACTGGCGGCAGTGTCTGGTCTCAGTCGGGCCCATTTCTCACGGGTCTTTGCTGCGAGCGAAGGCATGCCGCCAGCGGAATTCGTGCTACACAAACGTCTGAAAAGAGCAGTCAAACTGCTGACAAAAGGCTCGCATCTCTCCGTAAAGGAGATATCAACGATGTGCGGCTTCGAAGAGCCGAACTATTTCTCCAAGGTTTTCAGGCGGCATTTCGGCGCCAGTCCGACCGAGTTCCGGACGACCGGAATGTACTCGAGCATGGTGAAGAGCGTTGTTGAGGCCGAGACAAAACCGGCTTGA
- a CDS encoding ABC transporter substrate-binding protein yields MKSVTHTAKTAALLLGVSAFAVAAFASEPTVVPEAPPFPGQGKITYVPRDSIEEFKALPSYSEPDWVTEKFVKTGKLPPVKERLPKEPLVFKTGNMPDGIGVYGDTLRHVIGGRPEGWNYSAGQTQGWGGIDIAMSECLTRTAPLFQVKADDVEPLPNLAKSWDWSADGHKLTMHLIEGAKWSDGVPFTSDDVMFYWNDNVLDRNVTPLNGATPETFGEGTTLKAIDDYTVEWTFKEAFPRQYLFAMAYGTFCPGPAHILKTKHPKYAKDFTYDQYKNGFPPEYMNIPVMGAWVPLSYRSDDMIVLRRNPYYWKVDEQGHQLPYINELHYKLSTWADRDVQAIAGSGDLSNLEQPENFVESLKRAAQPSAPSRLAFGARLIGYNLRLNYSANGWGDPDARGQAVRELNRNPDFRKAITMALDRKKIGESLVKGPFTAIYPGGLSSGTSFYDRQSTIYYPFDLAGAKVLLAKAGLKDTDGDGFVNFPAGVAGGQDVQIVLLSTSDYGTDRNLAEGVIGQMEKLGLKVVLNSMDGVKRDQANFGGRFDWMVRRNDPDMTSVVQNTAQLAPTGPRTSGHHRAGKDGTVDLMPYEKQLVAIVNRFISSQDNVERRDLMKQYQKIATENVDTIGLTEYPGALIINKRFSNVPVGAPIFMFNWAEDTIIRERMFVTADKQGDFELFKNQLPGKPGENKPLN; encoded by the coding sequence ATGAAAAGCGTCACCCATACCGCAAAGACTGCTGCCCTGTTGCTGGGCGTGTCGGCTTTTGCTGTTGCAGCCTTTGCGTCTGAGCCCACCGTCGTGCCCGAGGCTCCTCCCTTTCCGGGACAAGGCAAGATCACCTATGTGCCGCGGGATTCCATTGAGGAGTTCAAGGCTCTTCCGAGTTACAGCGAGCCGGATTGGGTGACAGAAAAATTCGTCAAAACTGGTAAACTGCCACCGGTGAAGGAGCGCCTACCGAAAGAGCCACTGGTGTTCAAGACCGGCAATATGCCCGATGGCATCGGTGTCTATGGCGATACCTTGCGCCACGTGATTGGTGGCAGGCCCGAGGGCTGGAACTATTCAGCGGGCCAGACCCAAGGCTGGGGTGGTATCGACATTGCCATGTCGGAATGCCTGACGCGTACAGCTCCGCTGTTTCAGGTGAAGGCCGATGATGTTGAGCCTTTGCCCAATCTCGCCAAGAGCTGGGATTGGTCGGCGGATGGACACAAGTTGACCATGCATCTGATTGAGGGCGCAAAATGGTCGGATGGCGTGCCGTTCACCTCCGATGATGTGATGTTCTACTGGAATGACAATGTTCTGGACAGAAATGTCACGCCCTTGAACGGCGCAACGCCCGAAACCTTTGGTGAAGGCACGACACTGAAGGCCATTGATGATTATACCGTCGAATGGACCTTCAAAGAGGCATTTCCGCGGCAATATCTGTTCGCCATGGCTTACGGAACATTCTGCCCCGGCCCTGCCCATATTCTCAAAACCAAACACCCCAAATATGCCAAGGACTTCACCTATGATCAGTATAAAAACGGCTTTCCGCCTGAATATATGAACATTCCGGTGATGGGGGCCTGGGTACCATTGTCCTATCGTTCTGATGATATGATCGTGCTGCGCCGCAATCCCTATTACTGGAAGGTGGATGAGCAGGGGCATCAACTGCCCTATATCAATGAGCTGCATTACAAGCTCTCCACATGGGCCGACCGCGATGTGCAGGCGATTGCTGGCTCCGGCGACCTGTCCAATCTTGAGCAGCCGGAGAATTTTGTCGAAAGCCTGAAGCGGGCAGCGCAGCCATCTGCCCCTTCCCGCCTTGCCTTTGGCGCGCGTCTGATTGGCTATAATCTGCGGCTCAACTATTCGGCCAATGGCTGGGGTGATCCCGATGCGCGTGGCCAGGCCGTGCGCGAGCTGAACCGCAATCCCGATTTCCGCAAAGCCATTACCATGGCACTGGATCGTAAGAAGATCGGGGAATCGCTGGTCAAGGGACCGTTCACCGCCATTTATCCGGGCGGATTGTCGTCAGGAACGAGCTTTTATGATCGCCAGTCAACGATCTATTATCCCTTCGATCTGGCCGGTGCCAAGGTGTTGTTGGCCAAGGCCGGGCTGAAGGATACCGATGGCGACGGCTTCGTCAATTTCCCGGCGGGCGTGGCGGGTGGTCAGGATGTGCAGATCGTTCTTCTGTCCACCTCAGACTATGGAACCGATCGCAATCTTGCCGAAGGCGTGATTGGCCAGATGGAAAAGCTTGGCCTAAAAGTGGTGTTGAACTCAATGGATGGTGTCAAACGTGATCAGGCCAATTTTGGCGGCCGGTTCGACTGGATGGTCCGCCGCAATGATCCCGACATGACATCCGTGGTGCAAAACACCGCGCAATTGGCGCCGACCGGGCCACGCACCAGCGGGCATCACCGCGCGGGGAAGGACGGCACGGTTGATCTGATGCCCTATGAGAAGCAGCTGGTTGCCATCGTCAACAGGTTCATCTCGTCTCAGGACAATGTTGAGCGACGGGATTTGATGAAACAATATCAGAAAATTGCCACCGAAAACGTCGATACCATCGGACTGACGGAATATCCGGGTGCGCTGATCATCAACAAGCGGTTCTCCAACGTTCCGGTGGGTGCGCCGATTTTCATGTTCAACTGGGCGGAAGACACCATTATCCGCGAACGCATGTTTGTGACCGCCGACAAGCAGGGTGATTTTGAGCTGTTCAAAAACCAGCTTCCCGGCAAACCCGGTGAAAACAAACCTCTCAACTGA
- a CDS encoding ABC transporter permease has translation MFRFLLVRIASAIPVLFVLSVVTFAIIKAPPGDYSDYIRSQMINQGGASFEAADAQAQAYKIANGLDKPIPIQYINWITGIVTRGDFGHSLFYNKPVSEVVGERLPRTLALALVCHILASIIGITFGILAATRQYTWVDSLLSGISFLGMTVPRFLMALIIVYIMVFHFNATEINSFNSAKYGGAPWSFAKFLDLLQHVWPVIAIATFGGLAYNMRVMRGNLLDTLNAQYVETARAKGLSERQVILRHAVPNALHPLIMYQGVVLPYMLTGEIETAIIFALPTVGPAIVGSMWVGDVYVTATFMLVLSATLIVGNIIADMLLALLDPRVRLGGGAHA, from the coding sequence ATGTTCCGATTTCTGCTTGTGCGCATTGCTTCTGCCATACCTGTGCTGTTTGTTCTCAGCGTTGTGACCTTTGCCATCATCAAGGCCCCTCCGGGGGATTACAGCGACTACATCCGTTCCCAGATGATCAATCAAGGCGGCGCATCGTTTGAAGCCGCCGATGCGCAGGCGCAGGCCTATAAAATTGCCAATGGGTTGGATAAACCGATCCCCATCCAATACATCAACTGGATCACCGGCATCGTCACCCGGGGCGATTTTGGCCATAGCCTGTTCTACAACAAACCTGTGTCGGAAGTGGTGGGCGAGCGCTTGCCCCGGACATTGGCGCTGGCGCTTGTCTGCCATATCCTTGCCTCCATCATTGGCATCACCTTCGGCATACTGGCAGCAACCCGGCAATATACCTGGGTGGATAGCCTGCTCTCCGGCATCTCGTTTCTCGGCATGACCGTGCCACGCTTTTTGATGGCGCTGATCATCGTCTACATCATGGTGTTCCATTTCAATGCTACGGAAATCAACAGCTTCAACTCTGCCAAATATGGTGGAGCGCCATGGTCCTTTGCCAAATTCCTCGACCTCTTGCAGCATGTATGGCCGGTGATTGCCATCGCCACCTTTGGCGGGCTGGCCTATAATATGCGGGTCATGCGCGGCAATCTGCTGGATACGCTGAACGCGCAATATGTCGAAACCGCCCGCGCCAAAGGCCTGAGCGAGCGACAGGTGATCTTGCGCCATGCGGTGCCAAATGCGCTGCATCCGCTGATCATGTATCAGGGCGTCGTGCTGCCCTATATGCTCACCGGCGAGATTGAAACCGCGATTATTTTTGCCCTGCCCACCGTTGGCCCGGCCATTGTTGGCTCCATGTGGGTGGGCGATGTCTATGTCACGGCAACCTTCATGCTGGTTTTGTCGGCCACGTTGATTGTGGGCAATATCATTGCCGACATGCTGCTCGCACTCCTTGATCCACGGGTAAGATTGGGCGGAGGAGCGCACGCATGA
- a CDS encoding response regulator transcription factor: MRVLLVEDDEDLSGRIATALRSENFVVDIARNGEDALHAGLTELFDIAVLDLGLPKIDGVTVLKGWRESERNLPVLVLTARDGWPDKVSSFKAGADDFLAKPFKIEELVLRLRALVRRATGHASSRICCGALMFDAQLGTFELNGLPVKLTALEWRVLSCLMLRKEMVVDRRELNERVYDGDAEVDSNSIEVIIARLRKKLGSDIIETVRGRGYMLTAPVQP, translated from the coding sequence ATGCGCGTACTGCTCGTCGAAGACGATGAAGACCTGAGTGGCCGGATCGCCACTGCGCTGAGGTCGGAGAACTTCGTGGTCGACATCGCCCGCAATGGCGAGGACGCGCTCCATGCCGGACTGACCGAGTTGTTCGATATTGCCGTGCTTGATCTCGGGTTACCGAAGATCGATGGCGTCACGGTTCTAAAGGGGTGGCGCGAAAGCGAACGCAATCTCCCTGTTCTTGTCCTGACGGCGCGTGACGGCTGGCCGGACAAGGTATCGAGCTTCAAGGCCGGTGCCGACGACTTCCTTGCAAAGCCGTTCAAAATCGAAGAGCTGGTGCTGAGGCTGCGGGCCTTGGTTCGCCGCGCAACCGGCCATGCTTCTTCGCGCATTTGCTGTGGCGCGCTGATGTTTGATGCTCAACTCGGCACGTTTGAGCTGAATGGGCTTCCAGTCAAACTGACTGCGCTGGAATGGCGGGTATTATCGTGCCTCATGCTCCGAAAGGAGATGGTTGTTGATCGGCGCGAGTTGAATGAGCGGGTTTACGACGGAGACGCTGAGGTGGATTCCAACTCCATCGAAGTCATCATCGCAAGGCTGCGCAAGAAGCTTGGTTCTGACATTATCGAGACCGTCCGCGGTCGGGGCTATATGCTGACAGCGCCAGTGCAACCATGA
- a CDS encoding ABC transporter permease, with the protein MKADVQTVAMSSPANNSHSNETYLALVWRRLRRSWTGMMGLVLVCLLMLMVVFAEFFAPVDPKLTGTAFAPPQTISITDQEGNFVWPRTYPLGESTAFDPITFQPISGLDFENPVNLGFFVKGFSYKLFGLLPTDRHFFGATDGTPVNFLGTDKFGRDVLSRIFYGSRVSLMIALTVVSIVTVVGTTVGMVSGYYGGQFDTWMQRFVELVLAFPQLPLYLALTSLIPVTAPTNVFLGFVIIVMSALGWAQMSREVRGKTLALARIDYVRAAMAIGATDRRIILQHIFPNVMSHVIVSVTLAIPSVVLLESFLGFLGFAVKPPLISWGLMLQDTSTYSVIGSYPWILSPVAFVLITVFAFNALGDGLRDAVDPY; encoded by the coding sequence ATGAAAGCCGATGTTCAAACCGTAGCCATGTCCTCTCCCGCCAATAATTCACACAGCAACGAAACCTATCTGGCGCTGGTCTGGCGGCGTCTTCGGCGATCGTGGACTGGGATGATGGGCCTTGTGCTCGTCTGCCTGCTGATGCTGATGGTGGTATTTGCCGAGTTTTTCGCTCCCGTTGATCCGAAGCTGACCGGCACAGCCTTTGCGCCACCGCAGACCATCAGCATCACCGACCAAGAGGGCAATTTCGTATGGCCCCGCACTTATCCACTGGGAGAAAGCACGGCGTTTGACCCTATTACCTTCCAACCCATTTCTGGGCTGGACTTTGAAAACCCCGTCAACCTTGGCTTTTTCGTCAAGGGTTTCAGCTATAAACTGTTCGGTCTTTTGCCCACTGATCGCCATTTCTTCGGTGCAACGGATGGCACACCAGTGAATTTTCTTGGCACCGATAAATTTGGCCGCGATGTGCTGTCACGTATCTTTTACGGCTCCCGCGTGTCGTTGATGATTGCCTTGACGGTGGTGTCTATTGTCACCGTGGTGGGTACAACGGTCGGCATGGTCTCTGGCTATTATGGTGGCCAGTTCGATACCTGGATGCAGCGTTTTGTGGAGCTGGTTCTGGCCTTTCCGCAATTGCCGCTTTATCTGGCACTGACGTCGCTGATCCCGGTGACCGCTCCCACCAATGTGTTTCTGGGCTTTGTCATCATCGTCATGTCCGCACTGGGCTGGGCGCAGATGTCGCGCGAAGTGCGCGGCAAAACACTGGCGCTGGCGCGCATTGATTATGTGCGGGCTGCCATGGCCATCGGGGCCACGGATCGGCGCATCATTCTGCAGCATATTTTTCCCAATGTGATGAGCCATGTCATCGTGTCCGTCACACTGGCCATTCCAAGCGTAGTTCTGCTGGAATCCTTCCTTGGCTTTCTGGGTTTTGCGGTCAAGCCGCCGCTGATTTCCTGGGGCCTGATGTTGCAGGATACCTCGACCTATTCCGTCATTGGGTCCTATCCGTGGATCCTGTCTCCCGTGGCCTTCGTGCTGATCACCGTCTTTGCGTTCAATGCGCTGGGTGATGGGTTGCGCGATGCCGTTGACCCCTATTGA
- the melA gene encoding alpha-glucosidase/alpha-galactosidase, with translation MSSFKIAIIGAGSVGFTKKLFTDLLSVPEFHDVEFALTDISQHNLDMIKTILDRIVEANRLPAKVTASTDRRDAISGARYIISCVRVGGLGAYADDIRIPLKYGVDQCVGDTICAGGILYGQRNIPVILDFCKDIRELAEPGAKFLNYANPMAMNTWAAIDYGKVDTIGLCHGVQHGAEQIAEILGAGPGELDYICSGINHQTWFVDVRLKGRKIGKQELIDAFEAHPVFSQQEKLRIDVLKRFGVYSTESNGHLSEYLPWYRKRPEEITRWIDMSDWIHGETGGYLRYSTETRNWFETEFPQFLESAGKPLDPAKRSNEHASHILEALETGRVYRGHFNVKNNGIITNLPLDAIIESPGFVDRFGINMVAGITLPEACAATCISSINVQRMSVHAAISGDIDLLKLAVLHDPLVGAICTPEEVWQMVDEMVVAQAEWLPQYAHAIPEAKERLSRGTVKTRDWKGVARRDVRSIDELRAEKEATKLKATS, from the coding sequence ATGAGCAGCTTCAAGATCGCCATCATCGGGGCTGGTAGCGTCGGCTTTACCAAGAAACTTTTCACCGACCTTTTGAGTGTGCCGGAGTTTCACGATGTGGAATTTGCGCTCACCGATATCAGCCAGCACAATCTTGATATGATCAAGACAATTCTGGACCGGATTGTCGAGGCAAACAGGCTTCCTGCCAAGGTGACGGCGTCTACGGATCGCCGCGATGCCATTTCGGGTGCGCGCTATATTATCAGCTGCGTGCGCGTCGGCGGTCTTGGGGCCTATGCCGATGATATCAGAATTCCGCTGAAATATGGTGTCGATCAATGTGTGGGCGATACGATTTGCGCCGGCGGCATTCTCTATGGCCAGCGCAATATTCCGGTCATCCTGGATTTCTGCAAGGATATCCGTGAACTGGCCGAGCCGGGAGCAAAATTCCTCAACTATGCCAACCCCATGGCGATGAATACCTGGGCGGCGATTGACTATGGCAAGGTCGATACGATCGGGCTTTGCCACGGTGTGCAGCATGGTGCAGAGCAGATCGCCGAGATTTTGGGTGCCGGTCCGGGCGAGCTGGATTACATTTGCTCCGGCATTAATCACCAGACATGGTTTGTCGATGTGCGCCTCAAGGGCCGCAAGATTGGCAAGCAGGAGCTGATCGATGCCTTTGAGGCCCATCCGGTGTTCTCGCAGCAGGAAAAACTGCGTATCGATGTCTTGAAACGCTTCGGGGTCTATTCAACCGAGAGCAACGGCCATCTGTCGGAATATCTGCCTTGGTATCGCAAGCGGCCTGAAGAGATTACCCGTTGGATTGATATGTCCGACTGGATTCACGGCGAAACCGGCGGTTATCTGCGCTATTCCACTGAGACCCGCAACTGGTTTGAAACCGAGTTTCCGCAGTTTCTGGAAAGTGCGGGCAAGCCGCTGGACCCCGCCAAGCGCTCCAATGAACATGCCAGCCATATTCTGGAAGCACTGGAAACCGGGCGGGTTTATCGCGGCCATTTCAATGTGAAAAACAATGGCATCATCACCAATCTGCCGTTGGATGCGATTATTGAATCGCCCGGATTTGTGGATCGCTTCGGCATCAATATGGTGGCGGGCATAACCTTGCCGGAGGCCTGTGCGGCCACCTGCATTTCGTCAATCAATGTGCAGCGCATGTCGGTCCATGCCGCCATTTCGGGGGATATTGATCTGTTGAAACTGGCGGTGCTGCATGATCCGCTGGTGGGGGCGATCTGCACGCCGGAAGAAGTGTGGCAAATGGTGGATGAGATGGTGGTTGCCCAGGCTGAATGGCTACCGCAATATGCCCATGCCATTCCTGAAGCCAAAGAACGGCTGAGCCGAGGTACCGTCAAGACCCGCGATTGGAAGGGCGTTGCCCGGCGCGATGTGCGTTCCATTGATGAATTGAGGGCCGAAAAGGAAGCGACAAAGCTGAAGGCCACAAGCTGA
- a CDS encoding sensor histidine kinase has product MTFPTLNRPRSIAGRLLIFSGIFVTLALVVASAVLWLALKTVIREQIDQRLDTQISALASAVVRDKGGRLTLSTPLDAPPFDRPGSGWYWQIESMGQQLTSRSLLGGTIDTPPLSQDFFQMITATPTPGEGHDHGRTLYLRQSTRDVGGAIMTITVSAPQAALADPAIRALLWLAPSMLLLGAVLMIGTLWQIRFGLRPLTSMAADIDAINRGERSRLPDMPIIELAPLASKTNALIEANDERLAATRIQFANLAHGLKTPVASLLLALDSGNDQDGSLRDLVAKIDNRIKHHLSAARRVMASAASVARTNVAQSIADVYGAISLIHADRGITFQTEVADGLCVACDDKDVEEMLGNLIDNAFKWASEHVSVLAERDGPMVRISVEDDGPGIPLERLHTVLLPGVREDERVPGDGFGLTIVTEMAGLYGGSFELERIDPTGLRAVLALPAAKGSVQ; this is encoded by the coding sequence ATGACATTTCCTACGCTCAACCGCCCCAGATCAATTGCCGGACGACTGCTGATTTTTTCCGGCATCTTCGTGACTTTGGCCCTCGTGGTGGCGTCTGCCGTTCTGTGGTTGGCGCTCAAAACCGTCATCCGCGAGCAGATCGATCAGCGCCTCGATACCCAGATCAGCGCGCTAGCCAGTGCGGTGGTGCGGGATAAAGGCGGTAGGCTCACGCTTTCCACACCGCTGGACGCACCGCCGTTCGATCGCCCCGGATCAGGCTGGTATTGGCAGATCGAGAGCATGGGGCAGCAGCTCACCTCACGTTCGCTGTTGGGTGGAACCATAGACACTCCGCCACTAAGCCAAGATTTCTTCCAGATGATCACCGCCACGCCGACCCCTGGAGAGGGTCATGACCATGGGCGAACGCTCTATTTGCGTCAGAGCACCCGTGATGTCGGTGGCGCCATCATGACGATTACAGTGTCCGCGCCTCAAGCAGCGCTCGCCGATCCCGCTATTCGCGCTTTGCTGTGGCTGGCACCCAGCATGCTGCTGTTGGGCGCTGTGCTGATGATCGGCACGCTCTGGCAGATCCGCTTTGGCCTTCGCCCCCTCACATCGATGGCAGCCGACATCGACGCCATCAATCGTGGAGAAAGGTCTCGGCTTCCCGATATGCCCATCATCGAACTCGCGCCACTGGCATCAAAGACCAATGCGTTGATTGAGGCCAATGACGAGAGACTGGCCGCAACACGCATTCAATTTGCCAATCTGGCGCACGGATTGAAGACACCCGTCGCCAGCCTGCTGCTGGCGCTTGATAGCGGCAACGATCAGGACGGTTCGCTGCGCGACCTCGTCGCTAAAATAGACAACAGGATCAAGCACCATCTCAGTGCCGCCCGTCGGGTGATGGCATCGGCGGCTTCGGTTGCGCGCACCAATGTGGCTCAGTCAATTGCCGACGTCTATGGCGCGATCAGCCTGATCCATGCGGATCGTGGCATCACCTTTCAAACCGAAGTGGCGGATGGATTGTGTGTCGCCTGCGACGACAAGGATGTCGAGGAGATGTTGGGCAACCTGATCGACAACGCCTTCAAGTGGGCATCGGAGCATGTTTCAGTTCTTGCTGAGCGGGATGGACCCATGGTGAGGATCAGCGTCGAAGACGATGGCCCCGGCATCCCGTTGGAGCGTCTCCATACAGTTCTACTGCCTGGGGTTCGGGAAGACGAACGGGTTCCTGGCGATGGTTTTGGTCTGACGATTGTAACGGAAATGGCCGGTCTCTATGGGGGATCGTTTGAACTGGAGCGGATTGACCCGACTGGCCTGCGTGCGGTGCTTGCACTTCCAGCCGCCAAAGGTTCCGTCCAATAA